A portion of the Sphingobacterium spiritivorum genome contains these proteins:
- a CDS encoding MgtC/SapB family protein encodes MFGDFFQDERVQAVFVSILCGCVIGFEREYRNKSAGFRTVVLICFGSTIFTMVSMLGEQSDDRIAANIVTGIGFLGAGVIFKGKMSVLGLTTAAVIWSMAAIGMVIGTGEFVLAFFLTGCMFIILAFFHKIERMLSGFFFTKTLYITFQDIGLYHLKDFEELLLEGSVKPVRKGLQKRGNQLMVIYDITGRRKHIQAVNEKIVGLDYVYEFSYS; translated from the coding sequence ATGTTTGGAGATTTTTTTCAGGATGAACGTGTTCAGGCAGTCTTTGTATCCATTCTATGCGGATGTGTTATCGGTTTTGAGCGTGAATACCGGAATAAGTCGGCTGGTTTCAGAACAGTAGTACTTATCTGTTTCGGATCTACTATTTTTACAATGGTCTCTATGTTAGGAGAGCAATCCGATGACCGTATTGCTGCTAATATCGTTACAGGTATTGGTTTTCTAGGTGCAGGTGTGATCTTTAAAGGTAAGATGTCCGTTTTGGGACTGACAACTGCTGCAGTGATCTGGTCCATGGCCGCCATTGGTATGGTTATCGGTACCGGAGAGTTTGTGCTTGCATTCTTTCTTACCGGTTGTATGTTTATTATTCTGGCATTCTTTCATAAGATTGAACGTATGTTGTCCGGTTTTTTCTTTACGAAGACTTTATATATTACTTTTCAGGATATTGGATTATATCACCTTAAAGATTTTGAAGAGCTGTTACTCGAAGGTAGCGTGAAGCCGGTTCGTAAAGGTCTCCAAAAGCGTGGCAACCAGCTTATGGTCATTTATGATATTACCGGCAGACGTAAACATATTCAGGCTGTCAATGAAAAGATCGTTGGACTGGATTATGTATATGAGTTCTCTTATTCTTAA
- a CDS encoding phosphatase PAP2 family protein, whose protein sequence is MSLYIRQSVFYIFLIFTFSNAPYAAFGQEEPARTLDIRILESIAETHTPAQNATFHFISDSHNYMQIAIPAGLFIAGAISDDKQMRQNAGYVISSTAVTALLNIGLKQVFKRSRPFKKYNNFTALSTPGSFSFPSGHTSAAFSTATALSHAYPKWYVIAPAMLWAGSVGYSRMYLGVHYTSDVAAGAALGAGTALGMGFMKK, encoded by the coding sequence ATGTCACTTTACATTCGTCAATCTGTTTTTTATATCTTTCTGATCTTTACCTTTTCAAATGCTCCGTATGCCGCTTTTGGTCAGGAAGAGCCAGCCCGTACATTAGATATACGGATATTAGAATCTATAGCAGAAACACATACTCCAGCCCAGAATGCTACCTTTCATTTTATATCAGACTCTCATAATTATATGCAGATTGCTATTCCGGCAGGTCTGTTTATAGCGGGAGCGATCAGCGATGATAAGCAGATGCGTCAAAATGCCGGATACGTTATAAGCAGTACAGCAGTGACAGCTTTGTTAAATATCGGATTAAAGCAGGTTTTCAAACGATCCCGTCCTTTTAAGAAATATAATAATTTCACAGCTCTGTCCACGCCAGGTTCGTTCTCTTTCCCTTCGGGGCATACATCAGCAGCTTTTAGTACCGCCACAGCTTTATCTCATGCCTATCCCAAATGGTATGTCATAGCTCCAGCTATGTTATGGGCAGGTAGTGTGGGCTATTCGAGGATGTATTTGGGTGTACACTATACTTCGGATGTAGCTGCAGGTGCCGCTCTTGGTGCAGGAACTGCATTGGGTATGGGTTTTATGAAAAAATAA
- a CDS encoding phosphatidylinositol-specific phospholipase C, whose protein sequence is MKLYFNYMLLLLVVFTSCNSSEIETLQLSQQSATADQALPEGTNWMSFIPGERKLSSLSIPGTHDAGARYEPVSGTAKTQNLTLAEQLNAGVRFLDVRCRFVDNNFAIHHGPVYQHLNFDDVLQSCKSFLQAHPSETIIMSVKEEHTPSGNSMTFEQRFMKYTDTYSGLFRLDATIPSLQQARGKIVLLRRFSSAQTLGIQAYNGWSDNTSFTIQNPESTVQVQDAYQVGNNTDKWNAINTLLNTSKNADVASGTLFLNFSSGYQKKLWVIPNIPSVSNEINPKLLNYFNQQTTGRFGVIITDFIYADLAKSIFNTNF, encoded by the coding sequence ATGAAACTCTACTTCAACTACATGTTACTTTTACTGGTTGTCTTTACTTCCTGTAATTCTTCGGAGATTGAAACGCTACAGCTTTCCCAACAGTCTGCAACTGCAGATCAGGCATTGCCAGAAGGTACAAACTGGATGAGCTTTATACCGGGAGAACGTAAACTTTCCTCGCTGAGTATTCCAGGGACACACGATGCCGGCGCACGCTATGAGCCAGTTTCGGGTACAGCAAAGACACAGAACCTGACGCTTGCAGAACAGCTGAATGCGGGAGTTCGTTTTCTGGATGTACGTTGCCGTTTTGTAGATAACAACTTTGCTATCCATCACGGACCTGTATACCAGCATCTCAATTTTGATGATGTGTTGCAATCCTGTAAAAGCTTTTTACAAGCACATCCTTCAGAAACGATCATCATGAGTGTAAAGGAAGAGCATACACCCAGTGGTAATTCGATGACTTTCGAGCAACGTTTTATGAAGTATACCGATACGTATTCAGGATTATTCAGACTAGATGCAACTATCCCTTCTTTGCAGCAGGCAAGAGGTAAGATCGTGTTGTTAAGAAGATTCAGCAGTGCACAGACACTAGGTATTCAGGCTTATAACGGCTGGTCGGACAATACGTCGTTTACCATCCAAAATCCGGAATCTACTGTACAGGTTCAGGATGCCTATCAGGTGGGTAATAATACAGATAAATGGAATGCCATCAATACTTTATTAAATACAAGTAAGAATGCGGATGTAGCTTCCGGAACGTTGTTCTTGAATTTCTCCAGCGGATATCAGAAAAAATTGTGGGTCATCCCCAACATTCCATCCGTATCCAATGAGATAAATCCCAAATTATTAAACTATTTCAATCAGCAGACAACCGGCCGTTTCGGTGTTATCATTACCGATTTTATTTATGCGGATCTGGCTAAAAGTATTTTCAATACCAATTTTTAA
- a CDS encoding TonB-dependent receptor, whose product MKKSLLFFALVLASYGTIQAQVTTSSMTGSVTQSSGQKTAGATIKATHVPSGTTYSGSANSAGIFNLPNMRVGGPYKVEITYVGFSPQIYNDIYLQLGQAFVLNANLSDNETMLDEVAVTGVKKGRNFKTGAETTISRKQLESLPTVSRSLNDFTRLTPQADIKGSSLSIGGMNNRFNQLTIDGAVSNDVFGLNASGTNGGGTNTSPISLDAIEQMTVQIAPFDVRYSGFAGGGISAVTKSGTNTVQGSAYYLFRNQDLTGKTPKFILKDGETATKLADFSEKTYGVRIGGPIVKDKLFLFFNYEKTQSTTPLNNPVGVGQSKLTVAEADRIAQIARDKYNYEAGSYSDLIDENESDKVFTRLDYNINEKHKLSLRYNYISGYDLGNSRSTTALTFANGAVIKRSKTHNATLEFNSRFNNSISNNFIVGYNQVRDFRDFNGDLFPRVNINLGTGSYNLGTDAFTNINQLDQDVITVTNNLTFYKGLHTVTVGTHNEFYKMYNAYTANSNGSYSFANSPAADVNPATGQPYTAIENFERGKALSSQFSYSNTDDPRQGAKFSAAQVGFYVQDDYQIQPNMKITAGVRVDIPMYFDKPMENTDFNNSILALRYDVKTNSMPKAAFMFSPRVGFNWDVNSDRSTIVRGGLGIFTSRFPFVWASGAFSQSGALLGGNNLSSGKDNIPVVNFIADPNAQPKFAGNVTPSGNITVLDKNLKLPQIARFSAGVDQELPYGVKGTFEFMYAKNLSAFRFTDINLEKPIGQLQGADNRLMYSTVNNDRRILDNYSEVVYIDNVNKGYSWSATASLLKNFDFGLSTSLSYTYTESKDLFSGTSSQNNSNFYRVATVNGSNSATVAHSPFSTGSRVLGVLSYSKEYLGHLGTTISLLYNGQSGARYSYMVTGGLAGLAQSSSNQFALMYIPRDQSEMHFVATKDMTADQQWAAFNSFIESDDYLKSRRGKYAERNGARTPFAHKFDVRILQDLFTNIGNTKNKLQLSIDIMNVGNLINSNWGKQYSGGGSFWDNDFRPVTFDSYISGTNTPQYRLNNLNNNKPYFEQDIVSRWSAQVGVRYIFN is encoded by the coding sequence ATGAAGAAATCTTTACTATTTTTTGCTTTAGTTCTTGCAAGCTACGGTACGATCCAGGCGCAGGTAACGACAAGTAGTATGACTGGTTCAGTTACTCAAAGCAGTGGTCAGAAAACTGCAGGAGCGACAATCAAGGCAACACACGTTCCTTCAGGAACGACTTATTCGGGTTCTGCAAATAGTGCCGGAATATTTAACCTACCGAATATGCGTGTAGGAGGACCTTACAAAGTAGAAATTACTTATGTAGGTTTCAGTCCGCAAATCTACAATGACATCTACTTACAACTTGGACAGGCGTTTGTGTTGAATGCTAATTTGTCTGACAATGAGACAATGTTAGATGAGGTTGCTGTGACTGGAGTTAAAAAGGGAAGAAACTTCAAAACTGGAGCTGAAACAACTATTTCAAGAAAACAGTTAGAATCTTTACCTACTGTTAGTAGAAGTTTAAATGACTTTACAAGACTTACTCCACAAGCAGATATTAAAGGTAGTTCATTATCCATTGGTGGTATGAATAACCGTTTCAATCAATTGACGATTGATGGTGCAGTGAGTAATGACGTATTTGGTTTAAATGCATCAGGAACAAATGGTGGTGGTACAAATACAAGCCCTATTTCTTTGGACGCTATTGAACAAATGACTGTTCAGATTGCTCCATTTGATGTCAGATACAGCGGATTTGCAGGTGGAGGTATTTCTGCAGTTACTAAATCCGGTACTAATACTGTACAAGGATCTGCTTACTACTTATTCAGAAATCAGGATTTGACTGGTAAAACACCTAAATTTATTTTAAAAGACGGTGAGACAGCAACAAAATTAGCAGACTTTTCTGAAAAAACATATGGAGTACGTATTGGTGGACCAATAGTGAAAGATAAATTATTCTTGTTCTTCAACTATGAAAAAACACAAAGTACAACACCATTAAATAATCCTGTAGGCGTAGGACAATCTAAGCTTACAGTTGCTGAAGCAGACAGAATTGCACAGATTGCCAGAGATAAATATAATTATGAAGCGGGCTCTTACTCTGATCTTATTGATGAAAATGAATCAGATAAAGTATTTACTCGTTTAGATTATAATATTAACGAAAAGCACAAGTTATCTCTTAGGTATAACTATATTTCAGGTTATGATTTAGGGAACTCACGCAGTACTACTGCATTAACTTTTGCTAACGGGGCTGTAATCAAAAGATCTAAAACTCATAATGCAACTTTAGAGTTTAATAGTCGTTTCAATAATTCCATCTCTAATAACTTTATAGTTGGTTATAATCAAGTAAGAGACTTTAGAGATTTTAACGGAGATTTATTTCCAAGAGTTAATATTAATCTTGGAACAGGGTCTTATAACTTAGGAACTGATGCGTTTACAAACATTAATCAGTTAGATCAGGATGTTATAACGGTTACGAATAACTTAACTTTTTATAAAGGACTGCATACAGTAACTGTAGGTACACATAATGAATTTTATAAGATGTATAATGCATATACTGCCAATTCAAATGGATCTTACAGTTTCGCTAATTCTCCAGCAGCAGATGTGAATCCTGCTACAGGACAACCATATACAGCTATTGAAAACTTTGAAAGAGGTAAAGCCTTATCTTCTCAGTTCAGCTATAGTAATACGGATGATCCGCGTCAGGGAGCGAAATTCAGTGCTGCACAGGTTGGTTTCTATGTTCAGGATGACTATCAAATTCAGCCTAATATGAAAATTACTGCTGGTGTTAGGGTTGATATTCCAATGTATTTTGATAAACCAATGGAAAATACAGACTTTAACAATTCTATCTTAGCCCTACGTTATGATGTGAAAACAAATAGCATGCCTAAGGCAGCATTTATGTTCTCACCTCGTGTAGGTTTCAACTGGGATGTTAATTCAGATCGTTCAACAATTGTACGAGGTGGTTTAGGTATTTTTACTTCTAGATTTCCGTTCGTATGGGCTTCCGGAGCATTTTCTCAAAGTGGAGCATTGTTAGGGGGTAATAACTTGAGTTCAGGAAAAGATAATATTCCTGTTGTTAATTTTATAGCAGACCCAAATGCTCAGCCTAAGTTTGCTGGAAATGTAACACCTTCAGGTAATATTACAGTATTGGATAAAAATCTTAAATTACCTCAGATTGCACGTTTTTCAGCAGGTGTAGATCAGGAATTACCTTACGGAGTTAAAGGTACATTTGAATTTATGTATGCTAAAAACCTGAGCGCATTTAGATTCACTGATATTAACCTTGAAAAACCAATTGGTCAATTACAAGGTGCTGACAATCGTTTGATGTATTCAACGGTTAACAACGACAGACGTATTCTTGATAACTATTCAGAAGTTGTATACATTGACAATGTAAATAAGGGATATTCCTGGTCAGCAACTGCATCATTGTTGAAAAACTTTGATTTTGGATTATCAACGTCCTTATCTTATACCTATACGGAATCAAAAGATTTGTTCTCAGGAACATCATCTCAAAACAATTCAAATTTCTACCGTGTAGCTACAGTTAATGGATCAAATAGTGCTACGGTAGCACATTCTCCATTCAGTACAGGTAGTCGTGTATTAGGGGTTCTTTCTTATTCAAAAGAATATCTGGGTCACTTAGGTACTACGATTTCATTACTGTATAATGGACAATCCGGAGCACGTTATTCTTATATGGTAACAGGAGGATTAGCAGGTCTGGCACAATCCTCATCTAATCAGTTTGCTTTAATGTACATTCCTAGAGATCAGTCAGAAATGCACTTTGTTGCAACAAAAGATATGACTGCTGATCAACAATGGGCTGCATTCAATTCATTTATTGAGTCCGATGATTACCTGAAAAGCCGTCGTGGTAAATATGCTGAACGTAATGGTGCAAGAACTCCATTTGCTCATAAATTTGATGTGAGAATTCTTCAAGATTTATTCACTAATATTGGTAATACCAAAAATAAATTGCAATTATCAATTGATATCATGAATGTGGGTAACCTGATTAATAGCAATTGGGGTAAACAATATAGTGGAGGTGGTAGTTTCTGGGATAACGACTTCAGACCAGTTACATTTGATAGCTATATTTCCGGTACTAATACTCCGCAATACAGACTTAACAATTTGAATAACAATAAACCATATTTTGAGCAGGATATCGTTTCCAGATGGTCCGCACAAGTAGGTGTTCGTTATATCTTCAACTAA
- a CDS encoding SusC/RagA family TonB-linked outer membrane protein, translated as MKKNYVWLAAMLFCHVGVSTPSYAGISGFGNAVIRYDQRPLKGIVKGVDGLPLSGVSVQLEKSGKAVQTDQQGAFELSAKVGDQLKISSIGFLTQIITVDERLQYNITLQEDSQTLSEVVVVGYGKQSRSTVTGSVASVGLDRASSRSMNNLGDVLQGKAPGVVVTNEGGDPTAKPRVNIRGLGGINGEEPLYVIDGSIYSGVPMLNPNDIESISVLKDASASIYGARASGGVILVTTKSGRKAPVSINVDAKQGFQSAWKKPKPLDAVQRAQVSNLAADNAGVNRNDAFNAEKYPDGQITRTNWIDEVMQNGHIQDYNVSLDGGNEHSTIYSSFNYRKGEGILLNTYNERYNIRINAKHEIKPWLTIGENLYLNYDNGNGAATGDGYTGALISAIYYPSNVPVYDENGAFSGLPLPYGPGAYGDIINPVAYLKRLDIDNPTYNFVVNPYVELKLAKGLKFRSNFSMTQGFNNFKQFTTRVPEIGKPSNSNKLTLNDKRSSDILAEQILTYSLDKGDHHLDALAGFNYQKITSRFNEITGQGFVSEAPEMRYLVNASETLAPLDGFEASTLLSYLGRVNYNYKQKYMLSLTGRRDGSSLVAPQNRFQNYGSVAAAWSLKKENFLQDVNWLSELKLRGSYGVLGNLGSLDPFAVNPLLSRSQIFMGNTPTRVTYLAETKRASTDLTWAESEQTNIGLDLGLMNNRLSFIADYFIKNTNNMIMELPLPGTTGLKNQIVNGGSVQDKGIELGIQYQSKAEGEFQYGFGGSITSVKNEIKSLAGGVQTQALPISFRQMLNPVVLQVGESLYSYKVVETDGIFQSDEEVKAHTNGSGGLIQPNAKPGDFRFKDANGDGKIDAQDRVFVGNAYPTFSYGINFNASYKGFDLNLFFQGVQGNKLFNAMKFSTLNAGVGQQYNMLEGVLDAWTPENRSNELPRVSLRDENRNFYETSDFYVENGSYVRLKNLTLGYTLPAALSERMKLKNVRLYATGNNVFTLTKYTGFDPEVGMDSYGMDSGRYPQARSFIFGLNIGF; from the coding sequence ATGAAGAAAAACTATGTATGGCTGGCAGCAATGCTGTTTTGCCATGTGGGTGTAAGTACCCCAAGCTATGCAGGCATATCCGGATTTGGGAATGCCGTTATCCGCTATGACCAGCGACCTCTGAAAGGAATTGTCAAAGGTGTTGATGGATTGCCGCTTTCCGGTGTATCTGTACAATTAGAAAAGTCCGGCAAAGCTGTACAGACAGATCAGCAGGGAGCTTTCGAGCTGAGTGCAAAGGTTGGAGATCAGCTAAAAATAAGCAGTATAGGATTTCTGACTCAAATCATTACAGTAGATGAGCGTCTGCAGTACAATATAACATTACAGGAAGATAGTCAGACGCTGTCTGAAGTTGTAGTTGTCGGATACGGTAAGCAAAGCCGCAGTACAGTGACGGGTTCTGTTGCCAGTGTAGGACTAGACAGAGCCAGTTCGCGCTCGATGAACAATCTGGGGGATGTATTGCAGGGTAAAGCACCCGGTGTAGTCGTGACGAATGAGGGTGGAGATCCCACAGCAAAACCCCGTGTCAATATCAGGGGACTTGGTGGTATCAACGGAGAAGAGCCTCTGTATGTCATTGACGGATCCATATACTCCGGAGTGCCTATGCTGAATCCTAATGATATTGAATCTATATCCGTACTGAAAGATGCATCAGCTTCTATTTATGGTGCTCGTGCTTCGGGTGGGGTGATACTGGTTACAACAAAATCGGGACGCAAAGCACCGGTAAGTATCAATGTCGATGCTAAACAAGGATTTCAGTCTGCATGGAAAAAACCAAAACCACTAGATGCTGTACAACGGGCGCAGGTATCTAATCTGGCTGCAGATAATGCCGGTGTAAACCGTAATGATGCTTTTAATGCAGAGAAATACCCGGACGGGCAGATTACCCGTACCAACTGGATAGATGAAGTCATGCAAAATGGCCACATTCAGGATTATAATGTTTCTCTGGATGGAGGAAATGAACATTCAACAATATATTCGAGTTTCAATTACCGCAAAGGAGAGGGTATACTGCTCAATACCTACAATGAACGTTATAATATCCGTATCAATGCCAAGCATGAGATCAAACCCTGGTTGACGATCGGGGAGAATCTTTATCTGAACTACGACAACGGGAATGGGGCAGCTACCGGAGACGGTTATACGGGAGCGCTGATCTCAGCCATTTATTACCCGTCAAATGTGCCGGTATACGATGAGAACGGAGCTTTTTCCGGACTTCCACTACCTTACGGACCTGGAGCATACGGAGACATTATCAATCCTGTAGCTTATCTGAAGCGTCTGGATATCGATAATCCAACTTACAATTTTGTTGTGAATCCATATGTAGAACTAAAGCTGGCTAAAGGCTTGAAATTCAGGTCGAACTTCAGTATGACACAAGGTTTCAATAACTTTAAGCAATTCACTACCCGTGTTCCTGAAATCGGAAAACCATCAAACTCCAATAAACTTACTCTCAATGATAAACGCTCCAGCGATATTCTTGCCGAACAGATCCTGACCTATTCACTGGATAAAGGGGATCACCATCTGGACGCTTTAGCCGGATTCAATTATCAGAAAATCACGTCCCGCTTTAATGAGATCACGGGGCAGGGATTTGTGAGTGAAGCGCCGGAAATGCGTTATCTGGTCAATGCAAGTGAAACTCTCGCTCCATTGGATGGCTTTGAAGCTTCGACATTATTGTCTTATCTGGGACGTGTGAATTATAATTACAAACAAAAGTATATGCTTTCCCTGACTGGCCGGAGAGATGGCAGTTCACTCGTAGCTCCGCAAAACAGATTTCAAAATTACGGATCTGTAGCAGCGGCATGGTCACTTAAAAAGGAAAACTTTCTGCAGGATGTAAACTGGCTGTCCGAACTGAAATTAAGAGGTAGTTACGGGGTATTGGGTAATCTGGGAAGTCTGGATCCCTTTGCTGTAAATCCATTGCTGAGCCGTTCACAGATTTTTATGGGAAATACGCCTACACGTGTTACCTATCTGGCTGAAACAAAAAGAGCCAGTACTGATCTGACCTGGGCTGAATCTGAACAAACGAATATCGGATTAGACCTGGGGCTGATGAATAACCGCCTTTCTTTTATCGCGGATTATTTTATCAAGAATACCAATAATATGATTATGGAACTTCCGTTGCCGGGAACTACAGGATTGAAAAATCAGATTGTAAATGGCGGAAGTGTGCAGGATAAAGGGATAGAACTTGGAATCCAGTACCAATCTAAAGCAGAGGGTGAGTTCCAGTATGGTTTTGGAGGAAGTATCACTTCTGTTAAAAATGAAATAAAATCTTTAGCAGGAGGAGTGCAGACACAAGCTTTACCTATCAGTTTCCGTCAGATGTTAAATCCGGTTGTCCTTCAGGTAGGCGAATCTCTTTATTCCTATAAAGTAGTAGAGACAGATGGAATCTTCCAGTCTGATGAAGAAGTGAAAGCTCACACGAACGGTAGTGGAGGTTTGATTCAGCCGAACGCTAAGCCTGGAGATTTCCGTTTCAAAGATGCTAACGGTGACGGGAAAATAGACGCGCAAGACCGTGTTTTTGTCGGCAATGCTTATCCTACATTTTCTTACGGTATCAATTTTAATGCATCTTACAAAGGCTTTGATCTGAATCTGTTTTTCCAGGGAGTACAGGGGAATAAGCTCTTCAATGCGATGAAATTCAGTACACTTAACGCAGGTGTGGGGCAGCAATATAATATGCTGGAAGGTGTTTTGGATGCGTGGACTCCTGAAAATCGCAGCAATGAACTTCCGCGTGTTTCCCTACGTGATGAGAACCGTAATTTCTATGAAACATCTGATTTTTATGTAGAAAACGGCTCTTACGTGCGCTTGAAAAACCTTACACTGGGCTATACACTTCCAGCGGCATTATCCGAACGTATGAAACTGAAAAATGTACGTCTGTATGCCACAGGTAATAATGTATTTACACTGACCAAATACACCGGATTTGATCCGGAAGTAGGTATGGATAGCTATGGAATGGATTCCGGGCGATATCCGCAGGCAAGATCTTTCATTTTTGGATTGAATATTGGCTTTTAA
- a CDS encoding TIGR00730 family Rossman fold protein has protein sequence MKEDKILRAFENKTWQEIKVKDSWQIFKIMSEFVDGFEKLAKIGPCVSIFGSARTPREHKYYQMAVDIGKLLTERGYGVISGGGPGIMEAANKGAYEAGGKSVGLNIELPFEQFHNKYIDRDKLLEFNYFFVRKVMFMKYSQGYIVMPGGFGTMDELFEAITLIQTGKIARFPIVLVGSEYWGGLIDWIQNTMLGNAYISEEDLKLYRVVDSAEDAAEHIFRFYDKYLLKPNF, from the coding sequence ATGAAGGAAGATAAAATCTTACGTGCGTTCGAGAACAAAACATGGCAGGAGATAAAGGTGAAAGACTCGTGGCAGATCTTTAAGATCATGTCGGAATTTGTCGATGGTTTTGAAAAGCTAGCTAAAATAGGTCCTTGTGTATCCATCTTCGGATCTGCCAGAACTCCAAGAGAACATAAATATTATCAAATGGCTGTCGACATTGGCAAGCTATTGACAGAAAGAGGTTACGGTGTTATTTCGGGGGGCGGTCCCGGTATTATGGAAGCAGCTAATAAAGGGGCCTATGAAGCCGGAGGAAAATCCGTAGGTCTGAATATAGAGCTTCCTTTTGAGCAATTCCACAATAAGTATATTGACAGGGATAAGCTACTGGAATTTAATTACTTCTTTGTTCGAAAAGTCATGTTTATGAAATACTCTCAGGGATATATTGTGATGCCGGGAGGATTCGGAACGATGGACGAACTGTTTGAAGCTATTACGCTGATTCAGACCGGAAAAATTGCCCGATTCCCTATTGTTTTGGTTGGCAGCGAATATTGGGGCGGATTAATTGACTGGATTCAGAATACCATGTTAGGAAATGCCTATATCAGTGAAGAAGATCTGAAACTGTATCGCGTGGTCGATAGTGCAGAAGATGCAGCAGAACATATTTTCAGATTCTACGATAAGTATCTGCTAAAACCGAATTTTTAG